The Balneola vulgaris DSM 17893 DNA window GCCAGCATAATACCTGCAATAAGTATATATGAAGTAGATATCAGTGTGGCATTCGGATTCCAGATGTGTGCTATTCCAAAAATAGCTGAGGTTATAAAAACAGCCCATAAAGTAGCTTGCCACGGCGTAATTGGGCCGATGATTGCACCCTCTTTCAAGTTTGGAATGAAATAGCCTCTAAATATAAGCTCTTCATAAAATCCAACGCCCATCATTTGAACCATGTACACAGCTAATGTGATTAGCCAATAATCTGAACCTGCACGCTGCCAACCGTAGCCTGAAATTTCAATCCAACCCATTCCCCACTCTAAAAGGAACACAACAGTGAGTGCAAGCACCGCAATTAGTATACCTAGCCCACACTCTTTCCACCAAAGTGCCTCTAGCTTTAACCCTATTTCTTTGATGGAACGGCGGTCAACTTGCTTGATCATCAATAGGCTTGCAATGAATAAACCAATTGAAAGGGCTATAT harbors:
- a CDS encoding CPBP family intramembrane glutamic endopeptidase, translated to MNIIYNNEEHRFRAGVRLLLFLALAFFLAIPSGFFASTVWSYIALSIGLFIASLLMIKQVDRRSIKEIGLKLEALWWKECGLGILIAVLALTVVFLLEWGMGWIEISGYGWQRAGSDYWLITLAVYMVQMMGVGFYEELIFRGYFIPNLKEGAIIGPITPWQATLWAVFITSAIFGIAHIWNPNATLISTSYILIAGIMLAIPYLITGRLALSIGIHFAWNFAMGGIFGLPVSGLEMRRSLIQVEEVGPDLWTGGSFGPEAGIIGLVGMLIIILLVFGYGRVIKKEQPLVEPIFKRDYMPLEMPEEGK